A DNA window from Streptomyces bacillaris contains the following coding sequences:
- a CDS encoding SCO1417 family PLP biosynthesis transcription factor → MAQWTSTVGAAQLARQLQAQQPRPTGPGGRKPPAYRALADGVRLLVLEGRVPVAARLPAERELALALSVSRTTVAAAYEALRAEGFLESRRGAGSWTAVPAGNPLPARGLEPLPPESLGSMIDLGCASLPAPEPWLTRAFQGAVEELPPYAHTHGDYPAGLPALRQMIAERYTALGIPTMPEQIMVTTGAMGAIDAICHLFAGRGERIAVESPSYANILQLMREAGARLVPVAMEEGIGGWDMNRWRQVLRDSAPRLAYVVADFHNPTGALADEQQRRDLVDAARSAGTVLVVDETMTELRLDADVAMPRRVCAFDPAGSTVLTVGSASKAFWAGMRIGWVRAAPDVIRSLVSARAYADMGTPVLEQLAINWLMGTGGWEQAVEMRRDQARENRDQLIAAVRRELPEWEFAVPRGGLTLWVRTGGLSGSRLAVAGERVGVRVPSGPRFGVDGAFEGYVRLPFTVGGPVAEEAAVRLAAAVELVRSGAGAGADAPRSFVA, encoded by the coding sequence ATGGCGCAGTGGACTTCGACCGTGGGGGCGGCCCAGCTCGCCCGGCAGCTCCAGGCCCAGCAGCCCCGGCCCACCGGACCCGGCGGACGGAAGCCGCCCGCCTACCGCGCGCTGGCCGACGGTGTACGGCTCCTGGTGCTGGAGGGCCGGGTCCCGGTCGCCGCCCGGCTGCCCGCCGAACGCGAACTGGCCCTCGCCCTCTCCGTCAGCCGCACCACCGTCGCCGCCGCCTACGAGGCGCTGCGCGCGGAAGGGTTCCTGGAGTCGCGGCGCGGGGCGGGCAGCTGGACCGCCGTCCCGGCCGGCAACCCGCTGCCCGCCCGGGGCCTGGAACCGCTGCCCCCGGAGTCGCTCGGCTCGATGATCGACCTGGGCTGCGCCTCCCTGCCCGCCCCCGAGCCCTGGCTGACCCGGGCCTTCCAGGGGGCGGTCGAGGAACTGCCCCCGTACGCCCACACGCACGGCGACTACCCGGCCGGGCTGCCCGCCCTGCGGCAGATGATCGCCGAGCGCTACACGGCACTCGGCATCCCGACCATGCCCGAACAGATCATGGTCACCACCGGGGCGATGGGCGCCATCGACGCCATCTGTCACCTCTTCGCGGGCCGCGGCGAGCGGATCGCGGTCGAGTCCCCCAGTTACGCCAACATTCTCCAGCTGATGCGCGAGGCGGGTGCCCGGCTCGTGCCGGTCGCGATGGAGGAGGGCATCGGCGGCTGGGACATGAACCGGTGGCGCCAGGTGCTGCGCGACTCGGCGCCCCGGCTCGCCTATGTGGTGGCCGACTTCCACAACCCGACGGGCGCGCTCGCGGACGAGCAGCAGCGCCGCGACCTGGTCGACGCCGCCCGCTCGGCCGGCACCGTCCTGGTCGTCGACGAGACCATGACCGAACTCCGCCTCGATGCCGACGTCGCCATGCCCCGCCGGGTCTGCGCCTTCGACCCGGCGGGCAGCACGGTGCTCACCGTCGGCTCGGCCAGCAAGGCGTTCTGGGCCGGGATGCGGATCGGCTGGGTCCGGGCGGCCCCCGACGTCATCCGCTCCCTGGTCTCCGCCCGCGCCTACGCGGACATGGGCACCCCGGTCCTGGAACAGCTCGCCATCAACTGGCTGATGGGCACGGGCGGCTGGGAGCAGGCGGTGGAGATGCGGCGCGACCAGGCACGGGAGAACCGCGACCAGCTGATCGCGGCGGTGCGCCGGGAGCTGCCGGAGTGGGAGTTCGCGGTGCCGCGCGGCGGGCTGACCCTCTGGGTGCGTACGGGAGGCCTCTCCGGCTCCCGGCTGGCGGTGGCGGGCGAGCGCGTCGGCGTACGGGTGCCGTCGGGGCCGCGCTTCGGGGTGGACGGGGCGTTCGAGGGGTATGTGCGGCTGCCGTTCACGGTGGGCGGCCCGGTCGCGGAGGAGGCGGCGGTCCGGCTCGCGGCGGCGGTGGAGCTGGTGCGCTCGGGTGCGGGCGCGGGGGCGGACGCACCGCGGAGCTTCGTGGCCTGA
- a CDS encoding ankyrin repeat domain-containing protein, which translates to MSETPDPEVVELATKVFDLARAGETEALTAYVDAGVPANLTNDRGDTLLMLAAYHGHAEAVTALVARGADPDRANDRGQTPLAGAVFKSEDAVVDALLAAGADPAAGTPSARDTAQMFGKADLVERFGAR; encoded by the coding sequence ATGAGCGAAACTCCCGATCCCGAGGTGGTCGAGCTGGCGACCAAGGTCTTCGACCTGGCCCGCGCCGGCGAGACCGAGGCGCTCACCGCGTACGTCGACGCGGGCGTCCCCGCCAACCTCACCAACGACCGGGGTGACACGCTGCTCATGCTCGCCGCCTACCACGGGCACGCCGAGGCCGTCACCGCCCTCGTCGCCCGCGGCGCCGACCCGGACCGGGCCAACGACCGCGGCCAGACCCCGCTGGCCGGAGCCGTCTTCAAGAGCGAGGACGCCGTCGTCGACGCCCTGCTCGCCGCGGGCGCCGACCCGGCCGCCGGAACGCCCTCCGCGCGGGACACGGCGCAGATGTTCGGCAAGGCCGACCTGGTGGAACGCTTCGGTGCCCGTTGA
- a CDS encoding DUF4240 domain-containing protein: MDINEWWGLVERAREAAGDRADDRDAPDDPLPDALTEVLAALEPARIVDFAVTAHEVTASAYRWPLWNAAYLIEGGCGDDGFMDFRDGLALLGRDVFTRAVADPDSLAELPVVVRMSRGERGWIGYETLEGPVREAYARAGGAPDGFHAAVETALGGRIPTREPGGETWDVEDAEATRRRLPRLAALFEE; encoded by the coding sequence ATGGACATCAACGAGTGGTGGGGGCTCGTCGAACGGGCCCGCGAGGCGGCCGGGGACCGGGCGGACGACCGGGACGCGCCCGACGACCCCCTGCCCGACGCGCTGACCGAGGTGCTCGCGGCCCTGGAGCCCGCCCGGATCGTGGACTTCGCCGTGACGGCGCACGAGGTGACCGCCTCGGCCTACCGGTGGCCCCTGTGGAACGCGGCGTATCTCATCGAGGGCGGCTGCGGCGACGACGGCTTCATGGACTTCCGCGACGGGCTCGCCCTGCTCGGCCGGGACGTCTTCACCCGCGCGGTGGCAGACCCCGACTCCCTGGCGGAGCTGCCCGTCGTGGTCCGGATGAGCCGGGGCGAGCGCGGCTGGATCGGCTACGAGACGCTGGAGGGACCGGTCAGGGAGGCGTACGCGCGCGCCGGGGGCGCGCCCGACGGATTCCACGCCGCCGTGGAGACGGCCCTCGGTGGCCGGATACCGACCCGGGAGCCCGGCGGGGAGACCTGGGACGTGGAGGACGCCGAGGCCACGCGCCGCCGGCTGCCCCGGCTGGCGGCGCTCTTCGAGGAGTAG
- a CDS encoding hydantoinase B/oxoprolinase family protein produces the protein MTGRWEFWIDRGGTFTDVVGRRPDGRLVTRKLLSHDPGRYDDAAVAGIRLLLGLRDGEPVPADRVAAVRMGTTVATNALLERRGEPTVLLITEGFRDALRIAYQNRPRLFDRHIVLPEPVHERVIEVPERTDAEGRTVRPLELDAVREQLRAAHAAGLRSAAVVLLHGYRHPAHEQAVAEAAREAGFTQVSTSHEVSPLIRLVPRGDTTVVDAYLSPVLRRYVDEVAARLEGIRLLFMQSNGGLREAAAFRGKDAVLSGPAGGVVGMARTSQQAGHDRVIGFDMGGTSTDVSHYAGEFERELGTQVAGVRMRAPMMSIHTVAAGGGSLLHFDGRRYRVGPDSAGADPGPACYRKGGPLTVTDANVMLGRIQPAHFPAVFGPDGDRPLDADVVRERFAELADEIGRATGQRPTEADAAAGFLEIAVLNMANAVKKISVQRGHDITRYALTGFGGAGGQHVCAVADALSIDTVLIPPLAGVLSAYGIGLADATAMREQSVEAELDETVRERVERLCAELADRTRDDLRADGVPDSAIGTRARILLRYAGTDAALAVEPGSVAAMSEEFGAAHRTRFGFTMEKPIVVETVSVEATGTTGEHHTSPLDPEPREGPLRPRATVTLYAEGRERQAPLHRREDLRPTDTVTGPAVVAEDDATTVVDPGWQATAAPTGHLVLTRATPRPGRTAVGTRVDPVMLEVFNSLFMSIAEQMGVRLENTAHSVNIKERLDFSCALFDADGNLIANAPHIPVHLGSMGESIKEVLRRNRDTLRPGDVYAINDPYHGGTHLPDVTVVTPVFDEGTLRFLVASRGHHAEIGGTTPGSMPAFSRTVHEEGVLFDNWLLVRDGHLREAETRELLASAPYPSRSPDTNLADLRAQIAANEKGIAELRRMAGQFGTDVVTAYMGHVQDNAEESVRRIVAGLQDGSFRYETDGGAEIRVTLTVDRDDRSAVIDFTGTSPQQPGNTNAPRSVVMAAVLYVFRTLVGEDIPLNSGCLKPLDVRIPPGSMLDPAYPAATVAGNVETSQAVTGALYGALGGQAEGSGTMNNLTFGNDRVQYYETIASGSGAGDGFDGTDAVQTHMTNSRLTDPEILEWRLPVRLESFTVREGSGGAGRWHGGGGVERRLRFLEPVTVALLSGHRRIPPYGAGGGGPGALGEQHIERADGGVDPLEGCDTAELAAGDVLVVRTPGGGGYGAVGE, from the coding sequence ATGACCGGACGCTGGGAGTTCTGGATCGACCGGGGCGGCACCTTCACCGACGTCGTGGGCCGCCGCCCCGACGGCCGGCTGGTCACCCGCAAGCTCCTCTCCCACGACCCCGGGCGCTACGACGACGCAGCCGTGGCCGGAATCCGACTGCTGCTGGGCCTCCGCGACGGCGAGCCGGTGCCCGCCGACCGGGTCGCCGCCGTCCGCATGGGCACCACCGTCGCCACCAACGCCCTCCTGGAGCGGCGCGGCGAGCCCACCGTCCTGCTCATCACCGAGGGCTTCCGGGACGCGCTGCGGATCGCGTACCAGAACCGCCCCCGGCTCTTCGACCGCCACATCGTCCTCCCGGAGCCCGTCCACGAGCGCGTGATCGAGGTCCCCGAACGGACCGACGCCGAAGGCCGCACCGTACGGCCCCTCGAACTCGACGCCGTACGCGAGCAGTTGCGTGCCGCCCACGCCGCCGGGCTGCGCAGCGCCGCCGTCGTCCTCCTGCACGGCTACCGCCACCCCGCCCACGAACAGGCCGTCGCGGAAGCGGCCCGCGAGGCCGGGTTCACCCAGGTCAGCACCTCCCACGAGGTCAGCCCGCTGATCAGGCTCGTGCCCCGGGGCGACACCACCGTCGTCGACGCCTACCTCTCACCCGTGCTCCGCCGGTACGTCGACGAGGTCGCCGCCCGCCTCGAAGGCATCCGGCTGCTCTTCATGCAGTCCAACGGCGGGCTGCGCGAAGCCGCCGCGTTCCGGGGCAAGGACGCCGTCCTCTCCGGCCCGGCCGGGGGCGTCGTCGGCATGGCGCGCACCTCGCAGCAGGCCGGTCACGACCGGGTCATCGGCTTCGACATGGGCGGCACCTCCACCGACGTGTCCCACTACGCCGGGGAGTTCGAACGGGAGCTGGGCACGCAGGTCGCCGGGGTGCGGATGCGCGCCCCGATGATGAGCATCCACACCGTCGCGGCGGGCGGCGGCTCCCTGCTCCACTTCGACGGCCGCCGCTACCGGGTCGGCCCCGACTCCGCGGGCGCCGACCCGGGCCCCGCCTGCTACCGGAAGGGCGGCCCCCTCACCGTCACCGACGCCAACGTCATGCTCGGCCGCATCCAGCCCGCCCACTTCCCCGCAGTCTTCGGCCCCGACGGAGACCGGCCGCTCGACGCCGACGTCGTACGCGAACGGTTCGCGGAGCTGGCCGACGAGATCGGCCGCGCCACCGGACAGCGGCCCACCGAGGCCGATGCGGCGGCGGGCTTCCTGGAGATCGCCGTCCTCAACATGGCCAACGCCGTCAAGAAGATCTCCGTGCAGCGCGGCCACGACATCACCCGCTACGCCCTCACCGGCTTCGGCGGCGCGGGCGGCCAGCACGTCTGCGCCGTCGCCGACGCCCTGTCCATCGACACCGTCCTGATCCCGCCGCTCGCCGGGGTGCTCTCCGCGTACGGCATCGGCCTGGCCGACGCCACCGCGATGCGCGAGCAGTCCGTGGAGGCCGAGCTGGACGAGACCGTACGGGAGCGGGTCGAGCGACTCTGCGCGGAGCTGGCCGACCGGACCCGGGACGACCTGCGGGCCGACGGAGTGCCCGATTCCGCGATCGGCACGCGGGCCCGGATCCTGCTGCGGTACGCGGGGACGGACGCGGCGCTCGCCGTGGAGCCGGGCTCCGTGGCCGCGATGAGCGAGGAGTTCGGCGCCGCGCACCGCACCCGGTTCGGTTTCACCATGGAGAAGCCGATCGTGGTCGAGACCGTCTCCGTCGAGGCCACGGGCACCACCGGGGAGCATCACACGAGCCCCCTCGACCCCGAACCGCGCGAGGGCCCCCTCCGTCCCCGTGCCACCGTGACCCTGTACGCCGAAGGGCGGGAGCGGCAGGCGCCCCTCCACCGGCGCGAGGACCTCCGCCCGACCGACACCGTCACCGGGCCCGCCGTCGTCGCGGAGGACGACGCCACCACCGTCGTCGACCCCGGCTGGCAGGCGACCGCCGCCCCCACCGGCCACCTGGTGCTCACCCGGGCCACGCCCCGGCCCGGCCGCACGGCCGTCGGCACCCGGGTGGACCCCGTGATGCTGGAGGTCTTCAACAGCCTCTTCATGTCGATCGCCGAGCAGATGGGCGTCCGCCTGGAGAACACCGCCCACTCCGTCAACATCAAGGAGCGCCTCGACTTCTCCTGCGCCCTGTTCGACGCCGACGGCAACCTGATCGCCAACGCCCCGCACATCCCGGTCCACCTCGGCTCCATGGGGGAGTCCATCAAGGAGGTGCTCCGGCGCAACCGGGACACCCTGCGGCCCGGGGACGTGTACGCCATCAACGACCCCTACCACGGCGGCACCCACCTCCCCGATGTCACCGTGGTCACCCCCGTGTTCGACGAGGGGACGCTCCGGTTCCTCGTCGCCTCGCGCGGCCACCACGCCGAGATCGGCGGCACCACCCCCGGCTCCATGCCCGCCTTCAGCCGGACGGTCCACGAGGAGGGCGTGCTCTTCGACAACTGGCTCCTGGTCCGTGACGGGCACCTCCGGGAGGCCGAGACCCGTGAACTCCTCGCCTCCGCCCCGTACCCCTCCCGCTCCCCGGACACCAACCTCGCCGACCTCCGCGCCCAGATCGCCGCCAACGAGAAGGGCATCGCGGAACTCCGCCGCATGGCCGGCCAGTTCGGCACGGACGTCGTCACGGCCTACATGGGACACGTCCAGGACAACGCGGAGGAGTCCGTACGCCGGATCGTCGCCGGACTCCAGGACGGCAGCTTCCGCTACGAGACCGACGGCGGGGCCGAGATCCGGGTGACGCTCACCGTCGACCGGGACGACCGAAGCGCGGTGATCGACTTCACCGGCACCTCCCCGCAGCAGCCCGGCAACACCAACGCACCCCGCTCGGTGGTGATGGCCGCCGTCCTCTACGTCTTCCGCACCCTCGTGGGGGAGGACATCCCGCTCAACAGCGGCTGCCTGAAACCCCTGGACGTACGGATCCCGCCCGGCTCGATGCTCGACCCGGCCTACCCGGCGGCCACCGTCGCGGGCAACGTGGAGACCTCCCAGGCGGTCACCGGAGCCCTGTACGGGGCGCTCGGCGGCCAGGCCGAGGGGTCCGGCACCATGAACAACCTCACCTTCGGCAACGACCGCGTCCAGTACTACGAGACCATCGCCAGCGGCTCCGGGGCGGGCGACGGCTTCGACGGCACCGACGCCGTACAGACCCATATGACCAACTCCCGCCTCACCGACCCCGAGATCCTGGAGTGGCGGCTGCCCGTACGCCTGGAGAGCTTCACGGTCCGCGAGGGCAGCGGGGGCGCGGGGCGGTGGCACGGCGGCGGGGGAGTGGAGCGCCGCCTCCGCTTCCTGGAGCCGGTCACGGTGGCGCTGCTCTCCGGGCACCGCCGGATCCCGCCGTACGGGGCCGGGGGCGGGGGACCGGGGGCGCTCGGGGAGCAGCACATCGAGCGGGCGGACGGCGGGGTGGACCCGCTGGAGGGGTGCGACACCGCCGAGCTGGCCGCCGGCGACGTGCTGGTGGTGCGGACGCCGGGGGGCGGGGGGTACGGGGCGGTGGGGGAGTAG